One Nocardioides aromaticivorans genomic window carries:
- a CDS encoding DUF779 domain-containing protein has product MPSRVDVTEPAAELIRSLTEAHGPVMFHQSGGCCDGSAPMCYPDGDFLLGGADIHLGDLDVGLDRAVPVWMSKAQFEYWSHTHLTIDVVKGRGAGFSLEAPHGVRFLIRSRLLTDAEHTELTEATA; this is encoded by the coding sequence GTGCCCAGCAGGGTCGATGTCACCGAACCGGCGGCGGAGCTGATCCGCAGCCTCACCGAGGCGCACGGGCCGGTGATGTTCCACCAGTCCGGCGGGTGCTGCGACGGGTCGGCGCCCATGTGCTACCCGGACGGCGACTTCCTGCTCGGTGGCGCCGACATCCACCTCGGCGACCTCGACGTCGGCCTGGACCGGGCGGTCCCGGTGTGGATGTCGAAGGCGCAGTTCGAGTACTGGTCGCACACGCACCTGACGATCGACGTCGTCAAGGGACGCGGCGCCGGCTTCTCGCTCGAGGCGCCGCACGGCGTGCGCTTCCTCATCCGCTCGCGGCTGCTGACCGACGCGGAGCACACCGAGCTCACCGAGGCGACGGCGTGA
- the pyk gene encoding pyruvate kinase: MPALPRGRRAKIVCTLGPATASERRIRALVDAGMDVARLNMSHGTHADHSEVYRRVREASEASGHAVAVLADLQGPKIRLRRFASATVLRRGQRWTITTRDVDGNGEICATSYDGLPGDVRPGDPILIDDGKIRLRVVEVSETDVVTEVLVGGPVSDHKGINLPGVAVSVPALSAKDTADLRFALRLGVDVVALSFVRNASDAADVRAIMAEEGIRVPVIAKIEKPQAIENLDEIVRAFDGVMVARGDLGVECPLEEVPFLQKQVIVAARRNARPVIVATQMLESMITNPAPTRAETSDVANAVLDGADAVMLSGETSVGAHPITTVETMARIIASTERSALDDQQFGRFDRIEFDPHTRGGVITKAAEEVAERTGATYVVAFTQSGDSARRVARLRSRIPVLAFTPDPKVRAQLALSWGVETYLTAPPLDTDDMVTQVDHELLRTGRVLEGDLVVIVAGSPPGVPGSTNALWIHRIGQR; this comes from the coding sequence GTGCCGGCCCTCCCGCGCGGTCGCCGCGCCAAGATCGTCTGCACGCTCGGTCCGGCGACGGCCTCCGAGCGCCGCATCCGCGCGCTCGTCGATGCCGGCATGGACGTCGCCCGGCTCAACATGAGCCACGGCACCCACGCCGACCACTCCGAGGTCTACCGCCGGGTGCGGGAGGCGTCGGAGGCCAGCGGCCACGCGGTCGCGGTGCTCGCCGACCTGCAGGGGCCGAAGATCCGGCTGCGCCGCTTCGCCAGCGCCACCGTGCTGCGCCGGGGCCAGCGCTGGACGATCACCACCCGCGACGTCGACGGCAACGGCGAGATCTGCGCGACGTCGTACGACGGCCTGCCGGGCGACGTGCGCCCGGGCGACCCGATCCTGATCGACGACGGCAAGATCCGGCTGCGGGTGGTGGAGGTCAGCGAGACCGACGTCGTGACCGAGGTGCTCGTCGGCGGACCGGTCAGCGACCACAAGGGCATCAACCTCCCGGGCGTCGCGGTCTCCGTGCCGGCGCTCTCGGCGAAGGACACCGCAGACCTGCGCTTCGCGCTGCGCCTGGGCGTCGACGTGGTCGCGCTGAGCTTCGTGCGCAACGCCTCCGACGCTGCGGACGTGCGGGCGATCATGGCCGAGGAGGGCATCCGTGTCCCGGTGATCGCGAAGATCGAGAAGCCGCAGGCCATCGAGAACCTCGACGAGATCGTGCGCGCCTTCGACGGCGTGATGGTCGCCCGCGGCGACCTCGGCGTCGAGTGCCCGCTCGAGGAGGTGCCCTTCCTGCAGAAGCAGGTCATCGTCGCGGCCCGCCGCAACGCGCGCCCGGTGATCGTCGCGACCCAGATGCTCGAGTCGATGATCACCAACCCGGCGCCGACCCGCGCGGAGACCAGCGACGTCGCCAACGCGGTCCTCGACGGCGCCGACGCGGTGATGCTGTCGGGCGAGACCAGCGTCGGCGCCCACCCGATCACCACCGTCGAGACGATGGCCCGGATCATCGCCTCCACCGAGCGCAGCGCCCTCGACGACCAGCAGTTCGGACGCTTCGACCGGATCGAGTTCGACCCACACACGCGCGGCGGGGTGATCACCAAGGCCGCCGAGGAGGTCGCCGAGCGGACCGGGGCGACGTACGTCGTCGCGTTCACCCAGTCCGGCGACTCGGCCCGTCGCGTGGCCCGCCTGCGCAGCCGGATCCCCGTCCTGGCCTTCACGCCGGACCCGAAGGTGCGCGCCCAGCTCGCGCTCAGCTGGGGCGTCGAGACCTACCTGACCGCGCCGCCCCTCGACACCGACGACATGGTCACCCAGGTCGACCACGAGCTGCTGCGCACCGGCCGGGTGCTCGAGGGCGACCTCGTCGTGATCGTCGCGGGCAGCCCGCCGGGAGTGCCCGGCTCGACCAACGCGCTCTGGATCCACCGGATCGGCCAGCGCTGA
- the araA gene encoding L-arabinose isomerase, with product MTANANAEQEIWFLTGSQSLYGPETLDQVAEQSRAIADRLAELSDLPVRVVWKPVLLDAAAIHRQVLEANLDPACVGLITWMHTFSPAKMWIAGLDALQKPLLHLHTQAGMALPWSTIDMDFMNLNQAAHGDREFGYIQSRLGVPRKTVAGHVENPVVRRRIEEWARAARGRAELRQLKLARFGDNMRDVAVTEGDKVEAQLRFGVSVNTYGVNDLVAVVDQVADADIDKLVAEYADLYAIAPELLPGGERHESLRYGARIEAGLRTFLEEGGFGAFTTNFEDLGGLRQLPGLAVQRLMADGYGFGGEGDWKTSVLLRATKVMAEGLPGGTSFMEDYTYHLVPGEEKILGAHMLEVCPTLTDDRASLEIHPLSIGGREDPVRLRFTADPGAAVVAGLSDLGDRFRLTVNEVDVVEPDEALPQLPVACAVWEPRPSLATSAEAWLMAGAPHHTVLSKAIGVEVLADFAEMSGVEVAVIDADTTPRAFQRELRWSAAYHRLAEGL from the coding sequence GTGACCGCCAACGCCAACGCCGAGCAGGAGATCTGGTTCCTCACCGGCAGCCAGTCGCTCTACGGACCGGAGACCCTGGACCAGGTCGCCGAGCAGTCGCGCGCCATCGCCGACCGGCTCGCCGAGCTGTCGGACCTCCCGGTACGGGTCGTGTGGAAGCCGGTCCTGCTCGACGCGGCCGCGATCCACCGCCAGGTCCTCGAGGCCAACCTCGACCCGGCCTGCGTCGGCCTGATCACCTGGATGCACACCTTCTCGCCGGCGAAGATGTGGATCGCCGGCCTCGACGCCCTCCAGAAGCCGCTGCTGCACCTGCACACGCAGGCCGGCATGGCGCTGCCCTGGTCGACGATCGACATGGACTTCATGAACCTCAACCAGGCCGCCCACGGCGACCGGGAGTTCGGCTACATCCAGTCCCGCCTGGGCGTTCCGCGCAAGACCGTCGCCGGCCACGTCGAGAACCCCGTCGTCCGCCGCCGGATCGAGGAGTGGGCCCGCGCGGCCCGCGGTCGCGCCGAGCTCCGCCAGCTCAAGCTCGCCCGCTTCGGCGACAACATGCGCGACGTCGCCGTCACCGAGGGCGACAAGGTGGAGGCCCAGCTGCGCTTCGGCGTCTCGGTCAACACCTACGGCGTCAACGACCTCGTCGCCGTCGTCGACCAGGTCGCCGACGCCGACATCGACAAGCTCGTCGCCGAGTACGCCGACCTCTACGCCATCGCCCCCGAGCTGCTCCCCGGCGGCGAGCGCCACGAGTCGCTGCGGTACGGCGCCCGGATCGAGGCCGGTCTGCGCACCTTCCTCGAGGAGGGCGGCTTCGGCGCGTTCACCACGAACTTCGAGGACCTCGGCGGGCTGCGGCAGCTGCCCGGCCTGGCCGTGCAGCGGCTGATGGCCGACGGCTACGGCTTCGGCGGCGAGGGCGACTGGAAGACCTCGGTCCTGCTGCGCGCCACGAAGGTGATGGCCGAGGGCCTGCCGGGCGGCACCTCCTTCATGGAGGACTACACGTACCACCTGGTCCCGGGCGAGGAGAAGATCCTCGGCGCGCACATGCTCGAGGTCTGCCCGACCCTCACCGACGACCGCGCGTCGCTGGAGATCCACCCGCTCTCGATCGGCGGTCGGGAGGACCCGGTGCGGCTGCGCTTCACCGCCGACCCCGGCGCCGCCGTCGTCGCCGGCCTCTCCGACCTCGGCGACCGCTTCCGCCTGACGGTCAACGAGGTCGACGTGGTCGAGCCCGACGAGGCGCTGCCGCAGCTGCCGGTGGCCTGCGCGGTCTGGGAGCCCCGGCCCTCGCTCGCCACCTCGGCCGAGGCCTGGCTGATGGCCGGCGCACCGCACCACACGGTGCTGTCGAAGGCGATCGGCGTGGAGGTGCTCGCCGACTTCGCCGAGATGAGCGGGGTCGAGGTCGCGGTGATCGACGCCGACACCACGCCCCGCGCCTTCCAGCGCGAGCTCCGGTGGAGTGCGGCGTACCACCGCCTCGCCGAGGGTCTCTGA
- a CDS encoding L-ribulose-5-phosphate 4-epimerase yields MSVVTDVDQTIRQVRREVAALHAELPKYGLVVWTAGNVSARVPGHDLLVIKPSGVSYDDLTPDNMVVCDLDGKVVEGEHAPSSDTEAQAYVYRHLPHVGGVVHTHSPYAVAWAARGEAIPCVTTMCADEFGGEIPVGPFAIIGDDSIGRGIVETLRESRSPAVLMQNHGVFTVGPNARSAVKAAVMCEDVARSVHLSRQLGQPIPIAQPSVDALYDRYQNVYGQR; encoded by the coding sequence ATGAGCGTCGTGACCGACGTCGACCAGACGATCCGCCAGGTCCGCCGCGAGGTCGCGGCGCTGCACGCCGAGCTGCCCAAGTACGGCCTCGTCGTGTGGACCGCCGGCAATGTGTCGGCCCGGGTGCCCGGCCACGACCTGCTCGTGATCAAGCCCAGCGGCGTCTCGTACGACGACCTCACGCCGGACAACATGGTCGTCTGCGACCTCGACGGCAAGGTCGTCGAGGGCGAGCACGCGCCGTCCTCCGACACCGAGGCGCAGGCCTACGTCTACCGCCACCTGCCCCACGTGGGCGGTGTCGTCCACACCCACTCGCCGTACGCCGTGGCGTGGGCCGCGCGCGGCGAGGCGATCCCGTGCGTCACCACGATGTGCGCGGACGAGTTCGGTGGGGAGATCCCGGTCGGGCCGTTCGCGATCATCGGCGACGACTCGATCGGCCGGGGGATCGTCGAGACCCTGCGCGAGAGCCGCTCACCCGCCGTCCTCATGCAGAACCACGGCGTCTTCACCGTCGGCCCGAACGCGAGGTCCGCCGTGAAGGCGGCCGTCATGTGCGAGGACGTCGCCCGTTCCGTGCACCTCTCCCGACAGCTCGGCCAGCCGATCCCGATCGCGCAGCCCAGCGTCGACGCCCTCTACGACCGCTACCAGAACGTCTACGGCCAGCGCTGA